From a single Acidaminococcales bacterium genomic region:
- a CDS encoding OmpH family outer membrane protein: protein MHFWKKIFPVLFAAILLTPLAAPASAAPKAQPVKIAYLDRGEAFRRHPGAQAAFNAVMSERNRLQAEYNEKAKNLSPEDRQKLSNELSAQAAAKEAELLKPIQADIDAAIDAAMEEGGYAFVLEKNAVIRGGTDITAAVVKKIGEK from the coding sequence ATGCATTTTTGGAAAAAGATCTTCCCCGTATTGTTCGCGGCAATCCTGCTCACCCCCCTCGCCGCCCCCGCCTCGGCCGCGCCCAAGGCGCAGCCGGTAAAAATCGCCTATCTTGACCGGGGAGAGGCGTTCCGCCGGCATCCCGGGGCGCAGGCGGCGTTCAATGCCGTCATGTCGGAGCGGAACCGCCTGCAGGCCGAGTACAACGAAAAAGCCAAAAACCTTTCCCCCGAGGACAGGCAGAAACTTTCCAATGAGCTTTCGGCGCAGGCGGCGGCCAAGGAAGCGGAACTTTTAAAGCCCATCCAGGCGGACATCGACGCGGCCATTGACGCGGCAATGGAAGAGGGCGGCTACGCTTTCGTCCTGGAAAAGAACGCCGTCATACGCGGCGGCACGGACATAACTGCGGCAGTCGTGAAAAAAATCGGCGAAAAATGA